The Verrucomicrobiota bacterium sequence GGAAGCAGGGAAGCGCCAAAGAAGAACGTCTGGTGTGGTTGCGCGTGGTTAGGATTCGGGAATCCAGCGTCGAAAAGGATTTTGTTTTCATGAGAAGCTGGAGGGTAGCCCTGCTGTCGGTCCTGGGAAAGGCAATAATCGGGCTGCCACGCCGCCAACGCCTCGGATTGAAGGACGGAATAAACTTTATGCCACAGCGTTTTGGCGGTAATCTTCGTTTCCCTGATGAATCGTGGTCAAACAACTTGCGCAGCAACGCCGGGTCGCGTCCAACCTGAGAGCGAAGCATTCCGCCTTCCCGAGTTGCTCGCTCCCGCTGGCGATTGGGAGTGCGCCAAGGCCGCCGTCGAGAACGGCGCGGACGCGATTTACTTTGGATTGGAAAAGTTCAATGCGCGGATGCGGGCGCACAATTTCACCGGTGCCGATCTTCCAAAGCTGATGGAGTTCCTTCACCGGCGCGGCGTGAAGGGCTACGTCACGTTCAACACGCTCGTCTTCGAGAACGAGATGGCGGAGGCCGGGGAGCATCTCCGCACAATGATCGCCGCCGGGGTGGATGCCGCGATCGTGCAGGATGTGGGGATTTGCCGGCTCATCCGCTCGCTCTCGCCAGATTTTCCGATTCATGCCTCGACGCAGATGACGATCACCAGCGCGGCGGGCGTTGAATGTGCGCGCGAACTCGGCTGCAACCTCGTCGTGCTCGCACGGGAGTGTTCGATCAAGGAGGTTGAAAAGATTCGTGAAGCGCAGGTTTCCGTCTCTCAACCTTCAACCCTCAACTCTCAACTTCCGCTGGAAATCTTCGTCCATGGCGCGCTCTGCGTTGCCTACAGCGGCCAGTGTCTCACCAGCGAGGCGCTCGGCGGCCGTTCCGCCAATCGCGGCGAATGTGCCCAAGCGTGCCGCATGCCCTACGAATTGATCTCCGACGGCAAACCAGTTCCGCTCGGCGACCGAAAATATCTCCTCAGCCCGCAGGACCTGGCGGGACTGGAAGTGTTGCGCGAGTTGGTTCGCACCGGAGTGGCTTCGCTGAAGATTGAAGGCCGGCTCAAGACGCCGGAATACGTGGCGAACATCACGCGGATTTACCGCAAGGCGTTGGATGATTTACGATTTACGAATTACGATTTGCGCGACGACCACAATGACGCTCGTCAATCGCAAATCGTAAATCGTAAATACGAAATGGAAATGGCCTTCTCGCGCGGCCTTTACACCGGCTGGCTCGGCGGCATCAACAACCAGGAGCTTGTTCACGCCCGCTTCGGCAAGAAACGCGGGGTTTATCTTGGCGAAGTGCAGAAAGTCTTGCGCGACGCCGTAATCGTGAAACTCGAAGGTTCCCTCAAACCCGGTGACGGCGTGGTGTTCGACGCGGGCCATCCGGACCAGGAAGAAGAGGGGGGGCGGGTGTATGAAATCAGAAACCCGAAATCCGAAATCCCAAACGCGGAGCTACGCTTCGGTCACGATGACATTGATTACTCGCGTGTTCACAGCGGCGACAAGTTGTGGAAGACGGACGATCCAGAGTTGAATCGCAGATTGCGCCAGAGTTTTGCGGGCGAGGCGCCGAAGTTTCAGCGACCCATTGAAATGGAAGTGCACGGGGTCGTCGGCAAGCCGCTCACCCTGATCGCGCGGGATGAGTTTGGCCACGTGGCAAAGTTAGAATCCGCCATGCCGTCGACGCAGGCGGAAAAGCAGCCTCTGACAACGAATCGACTGCGTGAACAACTTGGCCGGCTTGGCGGAACACCATTTAAGCTCGGCGAACTGGAAAATAATCTAGCCGATGATGTGATGCTGCCGGTCAGCGAGTTGAATCGGTTGCGGCGCGAGGCGGTGGTGGAATTGGAACGACAGCGCACGCAGCCCAAGCGGTGGATGCTGACTGGAAAATCCGAAATCCGAAATCCGAAATCCGAAATTGACCAGAGCCTCCTCACGTCGGCTGCTACGAACGCGGAGTTGATCGTCCTCGTCCGCAACCTCGCGCAGCTCGAAGCCGCGCTGAAGTGCGGCGTCACTACGATCTATTGCGACTTCGAGAATCCGAAAAAATATCGCGAAGCCGTGGCCAGTGTGCGGGAGCGGAATCTCTCAACCCGCAACTCTCAACCCTCAACTATTTTCGTCGCTCCACCGAGGATTTTCAAAACGGGCGAAGAGTGGACGCTCCAGCAAGTCCGTTCATGCAACGCCGATGGCTACCTCGTCCGCAACTACGACCACCTGAAATTCTTCGCCAACGAACGGCGCGTTGGAGATTTTTCGTTGAACATCGCGAATTCTTTGAGCGCGGACTATTTCAAGAACAAGTTTGGCCTGGAGCGCGTGACGGCGAGTTACGACTTGAATTTCCAGCAACTTGAAGCGTTATTGCGGACCGCGCCGCCGGAATGGTTTGAGATCACGATTCATCAGCATATCCCGATGTTTCACATGGAGCACTGCGTCTTCTGCGCGTTTCTTTCGAGCGGCAAGGACTATCGCGATTGCGGTCGCCCGTGCGATGTGCACGACTTGAAGCTCCGCGACCGCGTGGGCGCGGAGCATCCGGTGAAGGCGGACGTGGGCTGTCGAAACACCGTGTTCAACTCGCTGGCGCAAACCGGCGCCGAGTATGTGGAGCGAATGTTGGTGCTGGGCGTGCGCCACTTCCGCGTAGAGTTTGTGAATGAAACGCCGGAGCAAGTCACGCAGACCGTCACGAAGTATCGCCAACTGTTGCGCGGCGAAATTACCGGCTCACAACTTTGGCGAGAGTTGAAATTGTTCAATCAACTTGGCGTGACGCGCGGGCAGATGGCGGGTTAGCGGCGGTTGCGCGCCAGTTGCTTCGCCAACCGGATCGCCGAGATCATGCTGGAAGGATTCGCCTTGTTCTGTCCTGCGATGTCGTAAGCCGTGCCATGGTCTGGCGAGGTGCGGATGAACGGCAGGCCGAGTGTCCAGTTCACGCCGGTTTCGAAGGCGATCAACTTCAGCGGTGCCAATCCTTGATCGTGATACATCGCTACGACCACGTCGTAATCACCGCGAAAAGCGTGGTGAAACAATGCGTCCGCGGCGAAGGGGCCGGCAACGTTTAGTAGCCGTCGCCGAGCAGCGTCAACGGCGGGAGCGATGATGGTTTGTTCCTCATCGCCGAGTTCGCCGCCTTCGCCGGCGTGCGGATTGAGGCCGCAGACACCGACGCGCGCGCGCGACAATCCAAGATCCCGGCAGGCTTGTGACGCCAGTTCAATCGCCAGTTCGACTTTTGTCTGCGTCAATTGCCCGGCGACCAATTTCAAAGGCAGGTGGGTCGTCGCCAGCACAACGCGCAGCCAGCGGCCGCGGTCATCATGACCAAGCAGCATCATGGCGGTGCGCTCCGTGCCCGCGAGTTGGGAAAGAAATTCAGTCTGGCCAATGAACGGTTGGCCGCTGCGCAGGATCGATTCCTTGTTGAGGGGCGCGGTGACCAACGCGTCCAGTTCGTGGCGCAGACAACGCTCGGCACCGTCCTTCAACCACGCCAACGCCGCCCGTGCTGCGGCCGGTGAACCGGCGGTCAAACCGGCGGGCAGCGGTTCAGGCAGGGGGTTGTGCAGAATGAAGCGGTCGCCCGCGTTCGCGTCGGAAAGCAGTTGGAGCGGTAGCTTCAGACCGAGCTGGTCATTGAGTCGGCGGGCGCATTCCAGGTCTCCGATCAACAAGTAACGAGTGTCATCCAGTCGTGATTCCGACGCCAACGCCTTGAGCGTGACCTCGGGTCCAATGCCGGTCACGTCGCCCAATGAAATGCCGATCCAGCCAGTCATGGTGAGGGTGATGCGCAGTGCGTGTTGCGCGAATCAAGCTGAAGCAAATCCGTGAAAGTTTCACGTTTCACGCTTCACGTTTCGCGTTTCAAAAATATCTGACGAACGATTTGTTCTTCAGGCGATCGATCCACTTCTTTTGCAGCCGGGCGCGTTCCTGCACCAGGAGGTTCTTCTCAATTTCATCGCGGACTTCACCGAGCGACTTGGTGTGAGCCGGACGCCGGTCCTCCACGAGCATCAGGTAACAAGCGTCAGCGGTCTCAATCACCCCACTGCGCTGGCCGGCTTTGAGCGCGAAGGCGACGTCGAACAATTCCTTCCGCAACACCGGCGAACCGTCCTTGTTAAACTTTTCCACCCAACCCCAATCGCCTCCTTGTTTGGCCTGCGAGCCTTCGGAATGAATCGTCGCCATTTCAGCGAACGAGGCTCCCTCTTCGATCTTGGCCAGGATTTCCTGCGCCAGCTTTTTGGTCGCACCCGCATCATCAGACGAAGCACGGTTCAGCACAATCATGCGCAGCTTGACCTGGTCCTCGACTTTGAAATCGTCCTTGTGCTGGACGTAATATGTTTCGATTTTGTGCGGGGAAATGATGATGGCCGAAGAAATATTCTTCGCCCGGAGCGCCTCAATGATGAACTGTTCGCGAACCCGTTGGCGAAAAGTTTCAGACGTGATGCCCTCGGCTTGAAGGGTCTTGGTCAGAGTCATCCGGTCGCCGTAACGTTTGCGGATGCGATCCTGGATTTCTTCGTCGATGATGCTTTCGGGCAGATTGTAACCGGCGGTCTTGAAATCGTGCAAAATGAGTTGGTGCTCCACGAGTAGTTCGGTGCGGTTCTCTTTGAGCTTGCCGACCTTTTCCTCAAGAAGTTTAGGCTGGGTGCGGTACTGTCGTATCAATAAATCGACTTCGGGGGCGACCGAACTTTCCACCTCGTCCATTGTAACGATGGCGTCGTTGACGATCACGGCAATGGCGTTCACCAATTCCGCCCGGACACCTGGACCAGAGGCAAGAATAATTCCGGTCAACAGCAGGATGTAAAGAATTCTCATGCGCAATATGCTTGAGACTAAGGAACGTTCCTGTTCGGGTCAAGAAACGTACAGAGGGAATTTCTGTCGCCTTTTGCGATCCGAGATTCAACGTTGACGCCGGGCGGCGCTCTGTTAGCTTCATTCCATGAATTCAGGCACTCCTCGATTTAGCAGCGCGTGGGCCGGGATGTTCTATCATCTCCCGGCCCGTTGCTGCTTGTGGCTGTGTTAGACTAAACACTCAACCTTTGC is a genomic window containing:
- the pdxA gene encoding 4-hydroxythreonine-4-phosphate dehydrogenase PdxA, which produces MTGWIGISLGDVTGIGPEVTLKALASESRLDDTRYLLIGDLECARRLNDQLGLKLPLQLLSDANAGDRFILHNPLPEPLPAGLTAGSPAAARAALAWLKDGAERCLRHELDALVTAPLNKESILRSGQPFIGQTEFLSQLAGTERTAMMLLGHDDRGRWLRVVLATTHLPLKLVAGQLTQTKVELAIELASQACRDLGLSRARVGVCGLNPHAGEGGELGDEEQTIIAPAVDAARRRLLNVAGPFAADALFHHAFRGDYDVVVAMYHDQGLAPLKLIAFETGVNWTLGLPFIRTSPDHGTAYDIAGQNKANPSSMISAIRLAKQLARNRR
- a CDS encoding U32 family peptidase, encoding MNRGQTTCAATPGRVQPESEAFRLPELLAPAGDWECAKAAVENGADAIYFGLEKFNARMRAHNFTGADLPKLMEFLHRRGVKGYVTFNTLVFENEMAEAGEHLRTMIAAGVDAAIVQDVGICRLIRSLSPDFPIHASTQMTITSAAGVECARELGCNLVVLARECSIKEVEKIREAQVSVSQPSTLNSQLPLEIFVHGALCVAYSGQCLTSEALGGRSANRGECAQACRMPYELISDGKPVPLGDRKYLLSPQDLAGLEVLRELVRTGVASLKIEGRLKTPEYVANITRIYRKALDDLRFTNYDLRDDHNDARQSQIVNRKYEMEMAFSRGLYTGWLGGINNQELVHARFGKKRGVYLGEVQKVLRDAVIVKLEGSLKPGDGVVFDAGHPDQEEEGGRVYEIRNPKSEIPNAELRFGHDDIDYSRVHSGDKLWKTDDPELNRRLRQSFAGEAPKFQRPIEMEVHGVVGKPLTLIARDEFGHVAKLESAMPSTQAEKQPLTTNRLREQLGRLGGTPFKLGELENNLADDVMLPVSELNRLRREAVVELERQRTQPKRWMLTGKSEIRNPKSEIDQSLLTSAATNAELIVLVRNLAQLEAALKCGVTTIYCDFENPKKYREAVASVRERNLSTRNSQPSTIFVAPPRIFKTGEEWTLQQVRSCNADGYLVRNYDHLKFFANERRVGDFSLNIANSLSADYFKNKFGLERVTASYDLNFQQLEALLRTAPPEWFEITIHQHIPMFHMEHCVFCAFLSSGKDYRDCGRPCDVHDLKLRDRVGAEHPVKADVGCRNTVFNSLAQTGAEYVERMLVLGVRHFRVEFVNETPEQVTQTVTKYRQLLRGEITGSQLWRELKLFNQLGVTRGQMAG
- a CDS encoding peptidylprolyl isomerase, which produces MRILYILLLTGIILASGPGVRAELVNAIAVIVNDAIVTMDEVESSVAPEVDLLIRQYRTQPKLLEEKVGKLKENRTELLVEHQLILHDFKTAGYNLPESIIDEEIQDRIRKRYGDRMTLTKTLQAEGITSETFRQRVREQFIIEALRAKNISSAIIISPHKIETYYVQHKDDFKVEDQVKLRMIVLNRASSDDAGATKKLAQEILAKIEEGASFAEMATIHSEGSQAKQGGDWGWVEKFNKDGSPVLRKELFDVAFALKAGQRSGVIETADACYLMLVEDRRPAHTKSLGEVRDEIEKNLLVQERARLQKKWIDRLKNKSFVRYF